ACGCAAAAGATTTGCTTGTAAAAGAGGTGTCAGGCAGGGTGACCCCCTCTCACCTCTGCTCTTTGTTCTGGGAGCTGATTTACTATAGTCACTTTTAAATGCAGTAAAAGACCAAGGTCATCTTCAATCACCCATTCCTCTTTTACATGATCAAGATTTTCCAATCCtgcaatatgttgatgataCTTTGATAATCATGGAGGGATGTCCAGACCAACTCTTACACTTGAAAGAAATATTTCAATCCTTTGCACTATCCACAGACCTTAAAGTCAATTTGAACAAATCCATGATGGTGCCAGTGAATGTGTCTGATGAGAGGTTGCAAACTCTTTCATAGGGTTTTGGTTGTGCCATGGGAACACTCCCATTTACCGATCTGGGTTTACCATTAGGCTTAACCAAACCCAAGATTGAGGAGTTCACTCCATTGGTGTCCAGATGTGAGCAGAGACTAGTTTCAACTTCAACCTTTTTGTCAGAAGCAGGAACACTGCAGCTTACTAACTCCATCTTCACTGCCATACCTATGTTCCATATGTGCACTTTTATGTTACCCAAGACAGTCTACAAACAAATTGACAAGTATAGAAAACATTATCTCTAGAGAGGATTAGACATTAACAACAAAAAAGCTTCCAAAGCAGCATGGGAAATGGTATGTCTACCCAAGAAAGAGGGAGGTTTGAGTGTTCTAAATATTCAGACTCAAAATGAAGCTCTTTTATTCAAATATCTGCATAAATTTTTTGACAAGACTGATATACCATGGGTGCAATTAATTTGGGAGAAATACTACCCTAATGGTAAATTACCAAGCTTATACAAAAAAGGTTCCTTTTGGTGGAGAGACATTTTTAAACTGATGGACAAGTTCAAGGGTCTTACAACAGTCACTGTCCACAATGGAAGTACTTGTGCCTCTGGTTTGACATGTGGGATGGTTGTGTCCCAGCCCAAGCCTACCCCACCTTTTATCCTTTGCAAAGAGGAAGGACATCTCAATAGAAAAGGCTCAGGAAATTTTGGATATTCAGCAACTCTTTCACTTACCAATTTCCAATCGAGCCCAGGAACAACTCTTGCTTTTGGCTGCAAGTATGGAGAGGCTAACTCTATCTGATAATCTAGATGTTTGGACTTACATTTGGGGAAGCCCAACCTTTGCATCCTCAAAAGCATATTGACACCTCATAGGCTAAATGGAAGTACACACAGTGTTTAAATGGTTATGGAAGTCAAGATGTCAAAACAAGCACAGAGTTTTCTTCTGGCTAGTGTTGAAAGACAGATTAAGCACAAGGAATGTGCTTCGAAGGAAACATATGGTTCTATCCTCCTACGACTGTGTTCTTTGTCAGCAAAGTGTCGAGGAATCTTTATTCCATCTCCTGCTTGGCTGCCCGTTTGCACAACAATGCTGGACCCACTTAGGCCTTTTCAAGATTTATTAGAGGAACCATATGCAATTCTTGACAGTTTCAAGCATCAACTGAGCGTGCCTTTCTTTATGGAAATCATAATCCTCATGTGCTGGGCTACTTGGATGGCAAGGAATGACCTGATTTTCGAAGGTGAAAATCCATCTGTACAAGGGACATTATCGTTCTTCAAAATGCTCTTCTATCAAGTTACTCATCGAATCAAGGAAGATCGAAAACTCATCATGATTGCATGGCTAGAGCAAACTCTGTAATTTTCATGATTTTCTACTTAACTTTCTTTGTTTCCTGAACTCTCTTGTTGTAATTTATCTCTTTTGCTTTAATTAATATATAATCAGCAGGGATCTACCTCTCCTGTCTCATAAAAAAAATTGCCCACAGCTTGTTGTTGAAGCTTGAAGGGCGGAGGGAGAAAAATAAACGAAAATAAAACTCAACATCAACAACGTGGCCTTTGTTATATTGTTGTCACAGCGGCCCATATACCATACAATTTCTTGGCCCAGTGAGTCTGAACGAATTCTGCAGCCCAATATTTTCGAGCTTTCGGATCGTATTTGTCGTTGAACATGCAGTACAAATTTGCACAGTAGAACTTTTCAACAAGCACTGTACTACTACTACCGCAACGCAGTGGAACGGATCAAGCGATTCGAATTCTTTGAAACTGTAAAAGCAAGTACAGTGTACAGCTGCATATGAATGGAGTTTGGGCCAGGTATCCAGTATGTTAAACATTTTTGTGTTCTACAAAAGAAATGGGAATACGCGATCCATGGAAGAATGGACATGCATCTTGTTAACAGAAATACACAGGGAATTACAGTGTAGTATGAGGTATAGTGACTACAAATAACTTATGACTGTGTGAGTAACTAGTACAAGCTAGTACCCCGAATTTACCTCCTccattatttcaacaaaaaTATTACCGCTGAAAACTTACATAAAGAATGTCGATCGAAGTTCCTAAACAAAGTGAAATCTGAAACTAATTgcgattctttttttttgagacgAAACTAATTGCGATTCTTTTCCCTCCAAAAGTTCCATCCTGCACCGTGTCACAATGTGGCACAGTACTCGCTCTCCAGCTCGTCCGGCGTGGTGCGCGAcccggccgccgacggcgcgcGCACGTGGCCGACCATGGACACGcgcagcgcctcctcctcgtACGCGCGCCGCTCCATCTCCGCCATCTCCGACTTGCGCCGCTGGATGCTcaccacggcgacggcgaccatcCCCAGCAGCACGGTGCCGCCCGCGCCCAGCGCCGCGCCGAACAGCGCCAGCTTCCACTTGCTCACCTCACCGATGTCCGcctccccgctgccgccgccgtcgccggctccCCCGACGACGAGCGCGAAGTGGCCCTGGTCCGACGCGTGGCAGGTGTTGGTCCCGTCCTCCACGTCCGTCACGGTGACGCTGCCGTTGAGCCCCACGGCCATGCAGAGCGCCGCGGCGCCCGGCCGGAGCGCGGGCACGGCCACCGAGAAGTTGACGCGGATGGCGGCGCCCGTCAGGTCGATCTCCAGCGCCGCCGTGCCGTTGCGCCGCGCCAGGCCGTAGAACATGAGCCCCAGCACCGGCGACGCGAGGCGGTACCCGGCGCCCACCGCGTACTCGTCGTAGAGGGACGAGAGGTTCCCCAGGTTGACGCGCACCGCGATCAggtgcgcggcgcggccgcgcacGGCGAGGCCCGGCGGCACGGCGAACTCCCCGAACCGGCGGACGCCGTACCTCCGGAGGCTGCCGGCGCGGAACCGCGCCACGGTGGCCTCCACGCTCGACAGGCTTTCCGGGAGCGCGAGCGGGTACGCGACGCCCGTCCTCCGGTGCCTCCCGTGGTACCactcctccgcggcctcctccacgACGTCGTCGAGCAGGACGGTGTCCTGCAGCTGCAGGTCCTGCTGCTGCGGAACGGCGAGCGCAACGGTCGCcgcgaggagcaggaggagaaaAGCTTCGCGGCGCGGAACACTTGTCGTCATGGCACCAGCTGGAAGTAGAAGCGGTAGCGTAAGACAGGGACAGCATGGGGACATTTTAGTTGGACGAGTGAAAGCGAGCATGATGGCAACGCGAAAAGCCTCTTTCTAATCGCGTAGCATCAGCCGGAGacctaatgttttttttttataatggatgAAAATCCGACTTCAGACATCAACAAAAGAGGATGCATCAAACCACAGTTATTACATAAGGTAGTCACTGCTATAACACCAGATATGTAAGAGACATGTAGcttaaaaaaacagagaaaaagaTCCCTTCAAATTGCGCTGACTTGTGAGTGAAGCATGGCAGTAAGGGCACTATGGCAGCGAGCATGGTTAGGTTTGGTCTGGGTTAATAGGAGATTAATTTTATGAGCAAGTGTACGGGAGGGAACGATGATGGCAGGATGGTGTGTGATTTATTACCGGCGCAAGTGTACGTAGGGGTGTGGTTTGCAGGGTACGGGACGGGATTAGGGGTGTCGTAGAGCTGTTCATTAGCCCCGGTGGCGAGGGGGCAGTAAAGTTCGCCACTTGCGGGACATGGATTGGGGACGAAGGTTCTTCATCAGTCGGGCTATAATCATGTCTGTCGAGCTCTGGCAGCAGGTGAATTGTCAAAAGGAGGCCTCTTTTCTAGGAGTAGCAGCTTCTGTTTCCAGCAATGGAACGTTCCATGGAAGCTAACTAGCAGGTCTGTCACAGGGTGTGTGCCTGAAACATGAAAAGAGCATCAGTCATCGGATTCTTTGTTCAGACGTCGGGGCATTCACCTCTTTCAGTTTCAGCAGGAAGGGAGATTTCAGATTTGGGAGTAGGGTAGGGATATCAAGAAGATTGGTTACTCAATGCATTGTTTCTTCATGAGTTATTCCATTGCCTGCTGCTGGGATGCATTTATGCAGGACGTACCTACGGTTCTGCAGAATTCAGGACCCTGGCAGTACAGTACGACATGTTCCAGACTACTATACGTTTATACCATTACCAAGTGCAAAGACAAACTGAGATTAGTCACAAAATGTTGCCCACAGgccgctgcaaaaaaaaaaatgttgcccACAACAGCTCTGCTTCACCAATCTCACAAAAACCACTTGGATAGACTGATCACCTTTCACGAAAAGAAAAAGgcactcggtagagtagtttgcTTCTTGTCTGTCATGCTACTTTCACAGCACCGTTGCTCTGAATCTGAATCTACAGCAGACATACAGGTTTCCTGTCAGTTTTCAGTGACTTGGCGGAATGATTGGGAGTGTGTGCTCACTGAATGGACGGAGCCAGCGACCCTCATCTGTTGCGGGATTTGATCTGGATGGAATGATTGCGCGGGCATCGGCGTGCTCGCGGCACCATTAGGCTTTCCCACGAATTGTCTCCCCGATCCGTTGGGCGCTATTATTGAGGGCCCTAACGCGCATTGCTTCAGCACAGTGCTACAACGGCCGTCAGGCATTAACGCATGGGTAAAATGCCCTCCTCCTGCGTGAAATCTTTGCTTGGATCGGAGCATCGATCCGTAGTCTGAAATGGAGTATTTTTCTACCACTAGTCTGTAAGAGCAGAGGTAACTGGGCTCATGTGGTTTGGTAGTAAGCACAAGACTtcgcccttgtttagttcacccccaactcccaactttagcactatgcaaaaagaagattacccgtcacatcaaacttgcggtacatgcatggagtactaaatgtagacgaaattaaaaactaattgcacagttttgttgtactttgcgagacgaatcttttgagcctaattagtcaatgtttggacaataattcacaaatacaaacgaaacgctacagtgtgctacagtgctgtaacagtaatttgacaCCTCCAAACTTGGGCAACAAAACAAGGCCTTCGTTTACTGGAAAAGAGGCATAAAGGCGCTTACATGTACGAAGTTGCAGAACcgttcctcaaaaaaaaaaaaagttgcagaACCTgcttcttttctatttcttttagGTTGCGTTTGGGTGTAGATATTCAGGCTTGGAATTCGGAATTGGTATTGACACCTTCGAATGCCGGCTGTTTGGACGCCGTGGAATTCGGAATTGGAAATGAAGCTCAATACCAACTAGTATTCATCCCACCTTCGTCCCCTCACCCTCAATGCCGAGCCCGAACCCTCTGTATTCGCTGGTATTATCTTCTTCCCTTCCCCCGCATCTCTCTCTCGCGCCCTTCCTCCTGCGTGAGATGCGCCGTCGCTctcccctcttcctccctccgccGGTGACTCGCGctgccctctcctccctccatcGACGAGGCGAGCTgcgccgccctccccctccctccacccGCAGGCTGCGCCCTTTGCCTCCCTCCCTTCACCGGTGACTCGCGCTGCCTTCTCCTCTCTCTGCGGGTGAGGCAAGCTGCACcacccttcccctccctcagCACGCAGGCTGCGCTAccctccgccccctccctccgtcGGCGGGCCACGCCATCTGTCTGCTCCATGGACGGGGGATCTGGATGGCTTGGAGGAGCTCCGGGGCGGGGAGTTCAAGCACGATTGCGGCAAGGAGCTTCGCGATGAGGCTTCTCTATCTCCCACCTCtcccatgcggccatgcctGGGGCGGCAGCAGGTGCTCAACTCCTAGCGCCAGCGACGTGCCGCTCCCCTTTGCCACCGAGCTAGGGGCCGTGCTGCTTCCCTCCGCCACCGGACCGGACGCCCCTCCCTCCaatggccgcgccgcgccgctcccctctCTTCGTTGGCGGCGGCATCAAGCTTGACCAAGCAGAGGCTCCTTGGTGGTGAAGGACGAGCGGCGCATCCGTTGGACGGTGGAGAGAGGATAGATGACCGAATTTCAATTTCTTCCTTTTGCACGTCCAAACGTGAATGGAATTTCACTGCTTCTTATGATTTCAAAAAAGGAAATGTAATAGCCATCCAAACAATAGAATTAGAATTCTGGCCATTTCAATACTATGGCTGAATTGGTATTGGATCCATTGAATGCCAAGCTCTTCAATATTAACATCCAAACGTACCCTTAGATGTTTTATAGTACATACTTCGGTGAGTTGTAACCGTGCTGATGTCCAACCACCTCCTTTctgtttttattatttctttcaGACGTGAATTGTAACAAGGCAAAACATCTGGAAATTGCAAAAAGCGCACAGCTAAGTGGGCTGGACAACTAACTGCGCACAACAACAACTGGGCACGATATTTGGGCCACAAGGATAGCCCACATACTACTTGGGCCACCGCATAATTCAGCCCAATACTTGGCTCGCCACCTGTCCACACGGGCCAAGCCCTTCCGCGGGTTCAAAGAAACGGTCAAATTGGTTCGAGTGCTAGAAGAAATTGTACcctaaaaaaaagaaggaaattcGGGAAGAACTTCTCTGTGATCTCTGTCACACTCGATGTGGATGTATTTTCAGATCTCAAGCGAGGGCCTCTGAATTGAGgaaggacttctctgtgttctCGCTGCGAGGTACGACTCTGAAGCCTCGAAATTCAGATTTGGCAGCCCGAATCCTTTGACTGCCGGTGCTTGTATGGACAGAGAAATTCTGAACGCAGTCGTGCAAGAATTTGCGGCAGCAAGTATACTACGATTCTGTACATCGCTACATGGACAATTGGATATTGATGCCACCGCCCACCAGGCAGCTGCATCATCGCACTAGCGCACACTGCTACACACAAGTGCAGCAACGTACCATTGCTTCCCGACACGTACGACGCCTTCAACCACAGTCCACAAGATCGAGTCCTAGGCTCCTAGCGGACCTGCTTGCCCATCGTCGTCCCCTCGGCGGCTCCGGCTGCAGCTGTGACGTAATGCGGTAATGGCACGGGGTTCTCCAGCTGCACTTTGCCCCAGAATCTCGCCGGAGCGGCAGGCTTTTGCTGCTATCGCACTGGCGATTGGCGTTTTCCTACCCAGACCGCGACAGGAATTACGAGCTGCTGGCACCTCTCGCCACCCGCTCGTCGTCGTACTGCCATGGCCTAGTTTCTACACGCCAGCCGGCCATCACTGCCGGGAGCAGACATCTCGTCGGACGTCGACGACGACAGGACTGCACGCCCGAATTTCCGATGAGCATCAGAGCACGCATACATGGATGCATGCGCGCATCTGCAACTGCAAACATGATCGAGCCATCGATCTGCCAGCGCCGAGCAAGATCCGCCTATGGCGGGGGCTGCCGTTGAGTTCGATTTCCTGCACGTACGCGCCAGTGCTGTTGGCTTGTTGCTGTGCATGCAGTGGCAGGACAAGCACAGGACTTGTGTATAGCTCGATCCCGTACGTGCTGCAGCCAAGTCCCGTCACATGGcggtgttgttgttgttgcatacctgcactgcatgcatgcactggGGTCGGGCCGCGCGCGGGAAGAAGGCCGTCCCTGGCCCCCGGAACAGTGCAGCGGAGAAGGACGTCTCGGCGTGACGGCGTGGCCGTGGAGCGCCGTGCGTCCCGGCCCTGCAGTTCCGTCGAGCCGGCGGTCGGCTGGCGTCAGGATCTCATCAGCTTCTATAGCTTATCTGGAGTTGTATGTTTCTTGTGCCGGATATCGGAATTACAAGGACAGCAAATCAACCACTGAAAATCTGAAACCCCGGGAGAAGAGTTAATTAAGAGGGGTATACCACTACAAGTCTTGAGCTTCAGTGGAGTAGCAGCATACGTACCCTTTTTTAGAGTTCCACACAGGAAATCTGGAATTATACCTTGTTTTAAGAGAATGTAGAAATTTGGAATTAAGAGCAAACCCGGAATCACGCAATCACACGGAAGGCTTGATCGACAAGTCTAGCGGAGGATCAAAGGTTCTATCATATCTAGCTGTATCATGACTATGCAACACTTTCACTTgttctttcttttctatttcaCACTTAATATCAACTTTCAACTCGCTCGGATGATGCTAGCTTCGACAAGACAAGTCAGCCTTTTCCCATGGGACGTCCTTGAGCACAGTGGAGAGTGAGCCAAGACAATCcagagcctgttcgcttcagcttattcagtcggcttatcagctaccaaacagtgttttcctctcacaacaaattagtcgtttcagcttttcagccggcttataagctgaagcgaacatgccacCAAACTAGCTACAGATCACAAATTTTGGTCGAGCAAAGCCTTCAGGAGTCGCACTCTTGCTGAAGCTCGCCGTTAAGCTCGGTTGGCGATGCAAAGTGCAAATATCTCCGAGCAGTGATCAGTGATAAGTTCTACTATAGATAGTATGTGCACGGGCCTACTTTTCTAGCTGAAAGCTCAGATATGACTGCAAAAGAACCGATGATACGCCTAACCCCAACAGTGCTCGACAGCACATACGCCACACTCAAGGGCACTATTGTACCATCCAACAGCAGTGCTGTCAACACCCTCGATCCAAAGTCCAAACCCACTATATATGCAGCGAAGGCTTGCCTTCTTACATAGCCTGATCGGACCGCAAATTTCTCTTGGTCCCTCAATTACCAATCTCCACGCATATATACTTTCTTGAATATCCTTACGTCAGCAAAGGTCCTCCCCTTGGAAAAAGAGCTGGTTTAGTCATGTCGACATAACGTCCTATCTAGAAGGGTTACTGTGTTATTCCTTTGATTCTAAGTTTCATTTTGGGATTTCTACTATACTGTTTAAACTTCTTTTTACCTTATGCCCCCTGTAATCCTGCATGGATCAATAATGCACGGTATGTGCTACtgtgtttatcatgaaaaatatttttatggTGCATGCTTACTTTTTTTACTAAAAATGTCGTATTTCTATATAAATTATTAGTAAAAGTGCAACTTATAGACCATGTTGATGTCCTAAACATCATGCATTTCGACGATCAATCTcgtcccagtttgtttccaatGGACATCAACATACATTTGGACGCATCCGAATGTTGACTTAGTACAGTTGGATAAAATGAGGGTAACACATACAACGATCAGTCAATGTTTGGCTGGTCCAACGCAAGCATCAAGCATAACTCGTTCTGATATAGAAGTTTCTTATTTTAGGTCTTAGGGGAACTATTGGATTGTCTTGTGATGGCGTATAAACATATTCTGCTACAGGACCCAATTTGTCTGCTTGAAAGAAAAGTTGCAAGCAGCTCGAATTATTACTTGTGTAGTCAGAACAGTTCAGGTGCTTCAAGATCCACACCATGTAGTTTGCACACTACGGATGCCCTTCTGAGTAATTCAGGAAATTAAACTAACATCGGCAGGCTGCAGGTTAGCTGGATTTATTTTTCCACATGTGAAATGTATTACAGAATTTCTCTTAATTAAACTGGCATATGTGAAATATTGTAAATGGATAAATTTTGTGTAAGGATCGGTGGTCCAAGAAGGGAAATGATGAATTGGAACTTTTTCAAAAATCTAGAACAAAGAAAGCAAATTTTAGCCTAGATTTCTAGTGTTGCCCAATCTACAAGATTCAAGCCAAGAAACTAAGCACACCAGCAACAAAAGAACCTAGCAATGAGAGCACACTAACATGATCATCATTTCCTTAGGCAAGATATGAGCAAAGCAAGCACAACTTGAACAAGAGCAAAAGACAAGTAAATTGTAAGAAGTAAATGCTCAAAAGAAGTGCTGAAATGTAAAGATTGAGGACACAAGGCAACTGGATTTTTTCCCGTGGTATCGAGGATTTGACGCTCCCCCCTAATCCATGTTGGAGCACCCACCAAGGGTTTTACTCCCCCAAGCCACTAAGACTCGAGTGCTTCACTAAGAATGCTCCTTCTCCATCTCCGGAACGGCGAGCTTCAAACCGTGTACAAGATCTGCTTCCTGGGGCTCCCACAATCTCGaagagctcaccaagaacctCCGGGTCACCAAAACCATCTAGGTGACGTTAACCACCAAGAGTAACGAGCTTCAATGCTTCACTTGACCAGCACTCAGCTAAGCCATGAACTAGATGCACACTTGTCACTCTCCAACACTAAAAGATGTCCTTAATCTTGAGACTTAGCAAATCACTGATCACACTTTGGCTCTAGCACACTCTCAACTGCTCATGGGTTGCTTGAAGTCTTCAGGGTGTCAAGAGCCGCTCAAATGACCCGGGAAAGAGGTATATATAGGCTAGTCAACAAGAGCTAGCCGTTAGAAAAGTGCTTGTAGAAAAGCACACCAtgggatgttccgatggtctccATCCTCGGG
This portion of the Setaria viridis chromosome 7, Setaria_viridis_v4.0, whole genome shotgun sequence genome encodes:
- the LOC117864816 gene encoding uncharacterized protein, which encodes MLAFTRPTKMSPCCPCLTLPLLLPAGAMTTSVPRREAFLLLLLAATVALAVPQQQDLQLQDTVLLDDVVEEAAEEWYHGRHRRTGVAYPLALPESLSSVEATVARFRAGSLRRYGVRRFGEFAVPPGLAVRGRAAHLIAVRVNLGNLSSLYDEYAVGAGYRLASPVLGLMFYGLARRNGTAALEIDLTGAAIRVNFSVAVPALRPGAAALCMAVGLNGSVTVTDVEDGTNTCHASDQGHFALVVGGAGDGGGSGEADIGEVSKWKLALFGAALGAGGTVLLGMVAVAVVSIQRRKSEMAEMERRAYEEEALRVSMVGHVRAPSAAGSRTTPDELESEYCATL